CTACCTCTTCGTATCGCCGACTCGCTCCGCTCGTGCGCGAGCTCCGCTTTGGCGGTGACGACGACGATCTTGCCGATATCGCGGCCCGCATCTGCTGGAGCTGCGTCGTCGAGCCGGGCGACGGCGACGCCGGTGTGCTGCGTGACACCCTCGGGGTGGAGTGCATCTTCGACCTCATCGCGGGGTGGACCGACGTCGTCGTACATCGGATGCACGCGGCCGACCCACTCGAGGCTCGCTCCCGCAACTGGTCGGCCGCCATCGCCCGATGGCGGCCCCGGCTCAATTACGAGCACGTCATTCCGCTCGTGCGGGCGGCGACGAAGGTCGGCGCGCGCTTCCTCATGCCGGGCGACCCGAGTTGGCCCGCGCAGCTCGACGACCTCGGCGTCCACACTGCCGTCGGGCTGTGGACCCGGGGCCGCCTCGACGCTTTGCACCGGGATGCGCGCAACCTCGCCGTCGTCGGCTCGCGTGCGAGCACCGAGTACGGCAACAACGTCACCGGCGAACTCGTCGTTGCGGCCGCCGGTGCCGGACTGTCGATCATCTCCGGTGGCGCCTACGGCATCGACGCCCAGGCGCACCGCGTCGCGATCGCGAGCGAGGCCGACACCGTCGCCGTGCTCGCCGGCGGGGTCGACCGCCTGTACCCGGCTGGCAATAGCGAGCTATTCCAACGGCTGCTCGCCCAGGGCGGGCTCATCGTTTCGGAGGCGCCCTGCGGGCAGGCGCCGACCAAGTGGCGATTTTTGCAGCGCAACCGGTTGATCGCGGCGCTCGCCCCGGCGACGATCGTCGTCGAGGCGGGCGCGCGATCCGGTGCGCTCAACACCGCGAACCACGCGAGTGCGCTCGGGCGCGAGCTCGGCGCGGTGCCCGGCGCCATCACCTCGGCGACGTCGGTGGGGTGCCACCGGCTCATTCGTGACGGCGCCGCGAGCATGGTCTGTTCGGGCGACGACGCGGTCGAGCTGTGGCGGCTCGCGTGTTCGGGCGGCGGTCTGTTCGAGAGCGACGAAGCACCGGGCAACGCGGTGGATGCGCCCGTCCCGCTCCTCGAGGTCGTGGAACGCTCGCCGCGGCTCAGCGACGAGGCGGTGCGGGTGCTCGACGCGCTTCGGCCCCGCCGGGGGAACGGCGAGGCCGAACTCGCCGCCCTCGCGGGCCTCAGCCTCGCCGACACCCGCGCCGGGCTCGCCGAGCTCGAGCTGCTCGGCCGCGCCGACCTCGGCGACACCGGCTGGCGGCGCGTGTCCTAGACGCGGGGCGCCATGCCGCCGCAACTACGATGGCGGCATGGCAGAACTCCGGGCGGCGATCGAGGACTACGTCCTCGCGCTCGAACGTGAGTTTGGCCGCTCGCCGAACACGTGCCGGGCCGCCCTCGGCGACCTCTCGCGCTTCGCCGACTCCGTCGAGCGGGAGGGGGCCGTCGACACGAGCAAGCTCACGCTCGAGGACCTTCGCGACTGGCTCTGGCGCGAAAGCGAACAGGGCCACGCGCCCGCGACCATCGCGCGCCGCGCATCCGTCGCCCGCCGCTTCACTGCTTGGTGCCACTCGACCGGCCGCGGCGACGACGTCGCGCGTCGTCTGAAGTCGCCCAAGGTCGGGCGCTCGCTGCCGCGGCTCGTCAGCGAGGGGCAGATGGACGACATCTTCGCCTCGTTGCGCGACCGCGCCGACTCCGACGAACCGGGCGCCCTGCGCGACCTCGCGATCGTCGAGCTGCTCTACGCGACCGGGATGCGCGTCTCGGAACTCTGCGCGCTCGATCTCGACTCGCTCACCCCCTCGGCGAGCCTCGTGCGCGTCATCGGCAAAGGCAATGTCGAGCGCGTCATTCCGTATGGGCAGCCGGCGGCACGCGCCATCGACGCCTGGCTTGAGCGAGGCCGCGGCGTGCTCGCGGGTGCGGCATCGGGCGACGCCCTGTTTCTTGGCGCTCGCGGCGGTCGCCTCAATTCGCGCAGCGTGTATGAGCTGAGCCGCCAACTCCTGCAGCTCGCTCCGGGCCAGGGGCCGTCCGGGCCGCACACATTCCGGCACACGGCCGCGACCCACCTCCTCGACGGCGGCGCCGATCTGCGCGGCGTGCAGGAATACCTCGGCCACGCCGACCTCGGCACGACGCAGATCTACACGCACGTCTCGGCCGAACGACTCCGCGAGACCTACAAGCGGGCACACCCCCGCGCCTAAGCGCAGGGGTGCACCCGCCTGTGCTGGGCGGTACGCGGCTACCAGCTCGTCGCTTCGCGCCGCTGGCGGTCGCGCGCGATGAGCCAGCCGCCGAGTCCGATCAGCGCGAGTCCGGCGCCGGCCACGCCGAACCAGATCCCCGGCTTTGCGCCGGTCTCGGCGAGCCGCGGGGTCTCGTCGTTGGCCTCGGGTGCGGGTGGTGCGGGCGTCTCGTCGTCGTGCGACTCAGTTGGCGACGCGGCGGCCGGCGGTGCTGGCGATTCGCTTGGCGTTGCCGTCGCCGTTGGTGTCGGTGGTGGCGTCGGTGCGGGGGTCGGGGTCAGCGTGGGCGTCGGCGACTCGGTCGGCGGAGCTTCCGGAGTCTCGACACGCTCGGGCGGCGCCGGGGGAGCGGCCGGGGTCGTCGATTCGGGTGTCGGGGTGGGGCTCGGCTTGGGCGTCTCAGGTGTCGGTGTCGGCGTCGTCGTTGGTTTTGGAGTCGGAGTTGGAGCCGGGGTGGGCGTGGTCGTGGGCACCGGAGTCTTGGTCGGCTTCGGCTTCGGCTTCGGCGTTGGCGTTGCCGTGGGTGTCGGCGTCGTGGTGGGCGTTGGGGTGTTCGGCACGCTCTGCGTGGGCGTAGGCGTAGGCGTAGGCGTCGATGTTGGAGTCGGCGTCGGGGCGGGCGTGCTCGGCTTGCCGACGAGTGAGGGCTTCGGCGTCGACCCGACCGGCGTCGGGCTCGGTGTGTTTCCAACCGGAGTTGACGCCGGCGGGGTCGTCTCGGGAACCCTTGTCTTGTTCGCGATGGCGCCGATGCCGAGGCGGTCGCTCGCCTGGGGCCATGCGGCCTGGCTCGACTGAATCAGCAGCTGCCTGCCCTCGGTGACGAGCACGCGCAGGTCGGAGGTGGCGTAGCCCGCTGCCGGCGCGGTGCTGACATCGGCGATCACCTCTGGCTTGCGGGTGTCGTGCTTCACGAGGAGGTCGTGCGACCTCCCGCCATCGAGCGCGACGACGGATGAGCCGTCGATGGTTGCGGCCTCGAGCGACAGGGTCACGTGCACACCGGTGCCGACCTTCGGCACCTGCACGTGCACGCCGTCGTTGAGGCGCACAACGGTGACCGCCACCGACTTGGGGCGCTCGATGACCTGCACCATCGCGAGCTCGCCGCGAAGCTGCTCGAGCTGTTCGGCCACCGCGGAGGCGGTCGCCTGCGGCATCTTCGTGAAGTAGTGCTGGTCGCCGGGGTAGTGGCCCGCGTCGGCGATCGACCAGACGAGCATCGCGACGGCCGTCGTGAGGGTCGGGTCGCTCGAGGCGCCGGCATTGCTCACCGCCCAGTGCAGTTGGGCGCGCTCGGTGGCCGAGAGCGACGACACCGCGGCCGGCATCGGTTCGTCGCGGCCGAGTGGTCGAGTGGGTTTGCCGACGGGGCGAGGCTTCGTGAGCTCGATGCAGTACGCGTTCTGGCCGTCGTAGCGCATGGCGCCGATGAAGGTGCCGTTCGAGTTCGAGTAGCCGGCGCCGAGCTCGGCCGCGGAGGCGGCGCGCATCCCAAGAGGAAGCAGGAGCGCGACGATCGCCGCGAGCAACACGAACGCGAGCCCGAGCCGGAGGCGGGGCGAGGGGAATTCGGGCGGGGGAACGCGGCGCGCGAGGCTGCCGGGTGGCGGAGACGGAAGAGTGGGCATGAGCGGCCTTTCGCGTCGAGTGAAGCGTGACTGGGGTTACGGCGAGATGGGCAGGAGGATCGCGCGCGGCACCTCGCCGAGCAGCGCGAGCGGGTCGAGATAGTCGTCGCCGAGCCGGGCGCCGAGGTGCAGGCCACCCGATGGCTCGTGCGCGGGGGAGTCGGCGACGTGGCCGATGAGTTGCCCGCGCGTCACGACGTCGCCCTCGGCGACCACAGCGTCGACGGGTTCGAAGGTCGAGCGAATGCCGTTCGCGTGCTGCACCGAGACCAGCGGTCGGTTGACCACCCAGCCGACGAAGTGCACCGTGCCGTCGTCGGGGGCGTAGACGGCGGTGCCCGCGGGCACCGCGAGATCGATGCCGCGGTGGCCGGCGCTGTAACGATGTTCGAGGTCGAACAGTCGGGTGACCTCGGGCCGAGGCTGAATCGGCCACGACCAGATCGCGTCGCCCGGCGCATCCGCCTCGGCTGCCGCATCCGACTGGCCCGGCGCATCCGCCTCGGCCGGCGCCGCGTGGGAAGGGGCGGCGCTGGCACCCGGCGGGGTCGCGGGCAGCGTCGAGAACAGCAGGCTGGCCAGCGCCAGTGCGGTGAGGATGCGCGACCCGCGACGTCGTGAAATCATGGCCCCAGCGTCGCCGGCTTGCGCTCGCGGTGCCCGCCAAAGGGCGCCACCGGTGGACAGTCACTCATCCACAGGCGGCGCGGTAGGCGCTTCGGGGTGCCGTACAAGGCCAAAACGCGCTAGAGTAATCGATTGCAGTCCGTCAACGGGCTGACTTCGCGTGTCCACTATGCGATCAACTTCGACGGTCTCACCCGAGCGGTGAGCGGAGTTGTGACCGGACACCAGGATTGCCGCATCGCGGCAGTAGCAACCAAAACCGCACACCACAGGTGTGCCCTACCCAAGGAGATTCGACCATGGCAGTCGTCTCGATGCGTCAGCTGCTTGACGCAGGTGTCCACTTCGGTCACCAGACCCGCCGCTGGAACCCGAAGATGAAGCGCTTCATCTTCACCGAGCGTTCGGGCATCTACATCCTCGACCTTCAGCAGTCGCTCGCCTTCATCGACAAGGCCTACGACTTCGTCAAGGAGACCGTGTCGCACGGCGGCTCGGTGCTCTTCGTCGGCACCAAGAAGCAGGCGCAGGAAGTTATCGCTGAGCAGGCGCTCCGCGTGAACCAGCCCTACGTCAACCAGCGCTGGCTCGGTGGCCTGCTCACGAACTTCCAGACCGTGCAGAAGCGCCTCAACCGCCTCAAGGAGCTCGACCTCGTCGACTTCGAGGACACCTCAACCGGTTACACCAAGAAGGAGCTCCTCATCCAGCGTCGCGAGCGCGACAAGCTGGAGAAGACCCTCGGTGGTATCCGCAACATGTCGCGTACGCCGTCGGCGCTCTGGGTGGTCGACACCAACAAGGAGCACCTCGCCATCGACGAGGCGAAGAAGCTCGGCATCCCGGTTGTCGCGATCCTCGACACCAACTGCGACCCTGACGACGTTGACTACCCGATTCCGGGCAACGACGACGCGATCCGTTCGGTCGGCCTCCTCACCCGCATCGTCGCCGACGCTGCGGCTGAGGGCCTCATGACCCGCCACCAGAAGCCCGCCGAGGGCGCTGGCGAGGCCGCTGAGCCGCTGGCTGAGTGGGAGCTCGAGCTGCTCAAGCAGGGCGAGGCCAAGGCTGAAGAAGCCGCCGCCCCCGCTGCCGAGGCTGTTCAGGAGCCGGCAACCGACGCCGCGCAGACTAAAGAAGCTGCGGCTACCCCCGCCGACGAGACCAAGTAACCAAGAGGAGACTCAGTCAATGGCAAACTTCACCATCGCTGACGTGAAGGCGCTGCGCGAGCAGCTCGGTACCGGACTCACCGACACTAAGAAGGCACTTGAGGAAGCCGACGGCGACCTCGAGAAGGCCGTGGAGCTGCTCCGCCTCAAGGGCGCGAAGGGCAACGCGAAGCGCGCCGACCGTTCGGCCGCGGAGGGCCTCATCGCTGCCAAGACGAACGGCAACGGCACCGCGACCATCATCGAGCTCAACTGCGAGACCGACTTCGTTGCGAAGGGCGAAAAGTTCATCGCACTGGCCGACGTCGTGCTCAACGCGGCTGCTGCCGCCGGCGCGAGCAACGCGGAGGAAGCCCTCAAGGCTGACGCCGATGGCGAAACCGTTGCGCAGCGCATCGACGCTGTCGCCGCGGTGATCGGTGAGAAGTTCGAGCTGCGTAACGTTCGCCTCGTCAAGGGCGAGCAGTTCGACATCTACCTGCACCTCACGTCGAAGGACCTCCCGCCGCAGGTTGGCGTTGTTGTCGGCTACGCCGGTGGCGACGAGGAGACCGCGCACGGTATCGCGCAGCACATTGCGTTCGCGAACCCGTCGTACCTCAACCGCGAAGACGTCCCGCAGGAAGACATCGACAAGGAACGCAAGGTCGTCGAGGACATCACTCGCGCCGAGGGCAAGCCCGAGGCCGCGCTGCCGAAGATCGTTGAAGGCCGCCTCGGCGCGTTCTTCAAGCAGATCGTGCTCAACGAGCAGGAGTACGCGCGCGACCCGAAGCACTCGGTCAAGCAGATCGCCGAGCAGGCCGGTCTGACGATCGTCGACTTCGCTCGTCTCAAGGTGGGCGCTGGCGTCGAAGCAAGCGACGACGCCGAGTAGTCTCGCCGCGCGCACGCGCGACTCACGCCGAGGGCGGCCCATGCACAGCATGGGCCGCCCTCGGCGCACTAGTGTGGATCCCCGACCCCTATCGACCTCGCCTCCCAAAGGAGCCAGATGACTTCGTCTGCCAACAAGCCTCGCCGCGTTCTACTCAAGCTCTCAGGAGAGGCCTTCGGAGGCGGCAAGCTCGGGGTCGACTCCGAGGTGCTCACGAGCATCTCGAACGAAATCGCCCGCGCCGCCGAGAAGGTGCAGATCGCCGTAGTTGTCGGTGGCGGCAACTTCTTCCGTGGTGCCCAGCTCGCCAACGCGGGCATGGACCGCTCGCGTGCTGATTACATGGGCATGCTCGGCACTGTCATGAACGCGCTCGCGCTCCAGGACTTCCTCGAGCAGGCCGGCGCGAGCGCCCGCGTGCAGTCGGCCATCGAGATGCGCCAGGTCGCCGAGCCCTATATTCCACTGCGCGCCGAGCGCCACATGGAAAAGGGCCGCGTGGTCGTCTTTGGCGCCGGCGCAGGCCTGCCCTACTTCTCGACCGACACCGTCGCCGCGCAGCGCGCGCTCGAGGTGCACGCCGACGTGCTCCTCGTCGCGAAGAACGGTGTCGACGGCGTCTACACCGCCGACCCGAACCGTGACGAGACCGCCGAGATGATCCACGGCATTTCGTACCAAGATGCGCTCCGTCGCGGCCTGCGCGTAGTCGACTCGACCGCGTTCAGCCTCTGCATGGACAACGGTATGGACATGCGCGTGTTCGGTATGAGCCCCGACGGCAACATCGAGCGCGCCATCCTGGGCGACGACATCGGCACGCTCGTCTCCAACAGCTTCCGCAGCTAGCGGCATCCGCCCGCATCTCGGCCCTGCGTAGGATGGGGCTGATACGCACCGAAAGGAACCCCTGTGATCTCCGACGTCCTCGACGACACCAAAGAGAAGATGGAAAAGGCCCTCGAGCACGCCCACGAGGAGTTCGGCAACATCCGAACCGGGCGCGCCAACCCGGCGCTGTTCACCAAGCTCCTGGTCGACTACTACGGCACCCCGACTCCGCTCGGCCAGCTCGCCTCGCTTCAGCAGCCCGAGGCACGCATGCTCGTCATCACCCCCTACGACAAGGGCGCGCTGAAGGACATCGAGAAGGCGATTGTCGCTGCTCAACACCTCGGCGTCACCCCCTCGAACGAGGGCCAGGTCATTCGCGTCACGATGCCGGAGCTCACGAAGGAGCGCCGCCAGGAGTACGTGAAGATCGCCCGCGACAAAGCCGAGGAGGCGCGCGTTGCCGTGCGCAACATCCGCCGCAAGGGCATGACCGACCTCTCCGCGCTCGAGAGCGAGTTCGGTGAGGATGAGGTCGGTCGCGCCGAGAAGGAACTCGACAAGATCACGAAGGGCTTCGTTGACCGCGTCGACGAGGCGTTCAAGAACAAGGAAGCCGACCTGCTCGAGGTCTAGTGCCTACTCCCCCCAGCGAGCACGAGGACGGGCGGGACGCGCAACCAGGCGCCACCCCGCCCGCGTCGCGCTCCCTGGAAATCGAGGCGGCGCGCATCCGTCGCCAGGTGCGCCGCATCAACGACCAGGTCAACGAGCGATCTGGCCGCAACCTCCTCAGCGCGATTGGCATCGCCGTCGTGCTCATCGCGGCGGTGCTGCTGTCGCTGCTCATCGACAAGCGGCTGTTCATTCCGCTTGGCATGGCCATCGCCGTGCTCGTCGTCATGGAGCTCACGATTGCCATGCGGCGCGTGGGTCGCCGCGTGCCCCGCGTGCCCTCTGCGATCGTCGCGCTTGCGACCGTGCCGATCGCCTACTTCTTCCCGCCCTCGGCGTTTTGGGTCGCGTTTCTGGTCGGCGTCATGTTTGTCGTTGGCTGGCGGCTCGTCGAGGCGGGCATCCACCGACTGCAGCGCGGCCGTATTGTGACGTCGAAGCGGCAGCTCGCGATCGATGCATCGTCGACCGCATTCGTGCACTTCTACGTGACTTTCCTCGCCTCCTTTACTGTCATGCTGCTCTCGCAGCCGCTGGGGGAGTATTGGGTGCTTTCGTTCATCGCGGTCGTCGTGGCCGTCGATACGGGCGCGTACGCGGCGGGCTTGCAATGGGGGCGTACGAAGCTTGCGCCACGCATCA
The Gulosibacter sediminis genome window above contains:
- the dprA gene encoding DNA-processing protein DprA, whose protein sequence is MSTSSYRRLAPLVRELRFGGDDDDLADIAARICWSCVVEPGDGDAGVLRDTLGVECIFDLIAGWTDVVVHRMHAADPLEARSRNWSAAIARWRPRLNYEHVIPLVRAATKVGARFLMPGDPSWPAQLDDLGVHTAVGLWTRGRLDALHRDARNLAVVGSRASTEYGNNVTGELVVAAAGAGLSIISGGAYGIDAQAHRVAIASEADTVAVLAGGVDRLYPAGNSELFQRLLAQGGLIVSEAPCGQAPTKWRFLQRNRLIAALAPATIVVEAGARSGALNTANHASALGRELGAVPGAITSATSVGCHRLIRDGAASMVCSGDDAVELWRLACSGGGLFESDEAPGNAVDAPVPLLEVVERSPRLSDEAVRVLDALRPRRGNGEAELAALAGLSLADTRAGLAELELLGRADLGDTGWRRVS
- a CDS encoding tyrosine recombinase XerC, which codes for MAELRAAIEDYVLALEREFGRSPNTCRAALGDLSRFADSVEREGAVDTSKLTLEDLRDWLWRESEQGHAPATIARRASVARRFTAWCHSTGRGDDVARRLKSPKVGRSLPRLVSEGQMDDIFASLRDRADSDEPGALRDLAIVELLYATGMRVSELCALDLDSLTPSASLVRVIGKGNVERVIPYGQPAARAIDAWLERGRGVLAGAASGDALFLGARGGRLNSRSVYELSRQLLQLAPGQGPSGPHTFRHTAATHLLDGGADLRGVQEYLGHADLGTTQIYTHVSAERLRETYKRAHPRA
- a CDS encoding LPXTG cell wall anchor domain-containing protein; translation: MPTLPSPPPGSLARRVPPPEFPSPRLRLGLAFVLLAAIVALLLPLGMRAASAAELGAGYSNSNGTFIGAMRYDGQNAYCIELTKPRPVGKPTRPLGRDEPMPAAVSSLSATERAQLHWAVSNAGASSDPTLTTAVAMLVWSIADAGHYPGDQHYFTKMPQATASAVAEQLEQLRGELAMVQVIERPKSVAVTVVRLNDGVHVQVPKVGTGVHVTLSLEAATIDGSSVVALDGGRSHDLLVKHDTRKPEVIADVSTAPAAGYATSDLRVLVTEGRQLLIQSSQAAWPQASDRLGIGAIANKTRVPETTPPASTPVGNTPSPTPVGSTPKPSLVGKPSTPAPTPTPTSTPTPTPTPTQSVPNTPTPTTTPTPTATPTPKPKPKPTKTPVPTTTPTPAPTPTPKPTTTPTPTPETPKPSPTPTPESTTPAAPPAPPERVETPEAPPTESPTPTLTPTPAPTPPPTPTATATPSESPAPPAAASPTESHDDETPAPPAPEANDETPRLAETGAKPGIWFGVAGAGLALIGLGGWLIARDRQRREATSW
- a CDS encoding M23 family metallopeptidase gives rise to the protein MISRRRGSRILTALALASLLFSTLPATPPGASAAPSHAAPAEADAPGQSDAAAEADAPGDAIWSWPIQPRPEVTRLFDLEHRYSAGHRGIDLAVPAGTAVYAPDDGTVHFVGWVVNRPLVSVQHANGIRSTFEPVDAVVAEGDVVTRGQLIGHVADSPAHEPSGGLHLGARLGDDYLDPLALLGEVPRAILLPISP
- the rpsB gene encoding 30S ribosomal protein S2 is translated as MAVVSMRQLLDAGVHFGHQTRRWNPKMKRFIFTERSGIYILDLQQSLAFIDKAYDFVKETVSHGGSVLFVGTKKQAQEVIAEQALRVNQPYVNQRWLGGLLTNFQTVQKRLNRLKELDLVDFEDTSTGYTKKELLIQRRERDKLEKTLGGIRNMSRTPSALWVVDTNKEHLAIDEAKKLGIPVVAILDTNCDPDDVDYPIPGNDDAIRSVGLLTRIVADAAAEGLMTRHQKPAEGAGEAAEPLAEWELELLKQGEAKAEEAAAPAAEAVQEPATDAAQTKEAAATPADETK
- the tsf gene encoding translation elongation factor Ts; amino-acid sequence: MANFTIADVKALREQLGTGLTDTKKALEEADGDLEKAVELLRLKGAKGNAKRADRSAAEGLIAAKTNGNGTATIIELNCETDFVAKGEKFIALADVVLNAAAAAGASNAEEALKADADGETVAQRIDAVAAVIGEKFELRNVRLVKGEQFDIYLHLTSKDLPPQVGVVVGYAGGDEETAHGIAQHIAFANPSYLNREDVPQEDIDKERKVVEDITRAEGKPEAALPKIVEGRLGAFFKQIVLNEQEYARDPKHSVKQIAEQAGLTIVDFARLKVGAGVEASDDAE
- the pyrH gene encoding UMP kinase, with protein sequence MTSSANKPRRVLLKLSGEAFGGGKLGVDSEVLTSISNEIARAAEKVQIAVVVGGGNFFRGAQLANAGMDRSRADYMGMLGTVMNALALQDFLEQAGASARVQSAIEMRQVAEPYIPLRAERHMEKGRVVVFGAGAGLPYFSTDTVAAQRALEVHADVLLVAKNGVDGVYTADPNRDETAEMIHGISYQDALRRGLRVVDSTAFSLCMDNGMDMRVFGMSPDGNIERAILGDDIGTLVSNSFRS
- the frr gene encoding ribosome recycling factor, with protein sequence MISDVLDDTKEKMEKALEHAHEEFGNIRTGRANPALFTKLLVDYYGTPTPLGQLASLQQPEARMLVITPYDKGALKDIEKAIVAAQHLGVTPSNEGQVIRVTMPELTKERRQEYVKIARDKAEEARVAVRNIRRKGMTDLSALESEFGEDEVGRAEKELDKITKGFVDRVDEAFKNKEADLLEV
- a CDS encoding phosphatidate cytidylyltransferase, which codes for MPTPPSEHEDGRDAQPGATPPASRSLEIEAARIRRQVRRINDQVNERSGRNLLSAIGIAVVLIAAVLLSLLIDKRLFIPLGMAIAVLVVMELTIAMRRVGRRVPRVPSAIVALATVPIAYFFPPSAFWVAFLVGVMFVVGWRLVEAGIHRLQRGRIVTSKRQLAIDASSTAFVHFYVTFLASFTVMLLSQPLGEYWVLSFIAVVVAVDTGAYAAGLQWGRTKLAPRISPGKTWEGIAGGVVLGTLIAIAACVLLLGLPWWFGIIMGVTLTVTGVCGDLTESMIKRDLGVKDMSNWLPGHGGFFDRVDSMIPSGAMAFALYFWSTPLMEFAQRLG